One Mycobacterium kubicae genomic window carries:
- a CDS encoding DUF3566 domain-containing protein — MTSPNEPGAPSRGDTPNGDGSAERAGAHRATTGPGRLPDAGDSPPWQRGGARPTHATQWPTSDAQWSNSEAGGDARPATGADARLNRFISGGAAPSTPGKAPDADPPVRNEVRNESRPAEAYASELPDLSGPIPRPTPRKPVPERAAEPPTSSTATRSTGAEARDNRESRVQVTPRRGRGPVRASMQIRRIDPWSTLKVSLLLSVALFFVWMIAVAFLYLVLGGMGVWAKLNSNVGDLLNNTSGSSGELVSSGTIFGGAVLIGLVNIVLMTAMATIAAFVYNLTTDLIGGIEVTLADRD, encoded by the coding sequence GTGACCTCACCCAACGAGCCGGGCGCCCCTAGTCGGGGTGACACCCCCAACGGGGATGGTTCGGCAGAACGTGCCGGTGCACACCGGGCGACGACCGGACCCGGCCGCCTACCTGATGCCGGCGACTCCCCGCCGTGGCAGCGCGGCGGCGCCCGGCCAACGCACGCAACTCAATGGCCCACGTCCGACGCGCAATGGTCGAACTCCGAGGCGGGGGGCGACGCGCGCCCAGCTACGGGCGCCGATGCGCGCCTCAACCGCTTCATCTCAGGCGGCGCGGCACCGTCAACGCCCGGCAAGGCGCCCGACGCCGACCCGCCGGTGCGTAACGAGGTGCGTAATGAGAGCCGTCCCGCCGAGGCCTACGCCAGCGAGTTGCCCGACCTGTCCGGGCCGATCCCGCGGCCTACCCCACGCAAACCAGTTCCCGAGCGCGCGGCCGAACCGCCAACCAGTTCGACCGCGACCCGCTCCACCGGCGCCGAGGCGCGGGACAACCGCGAATCGCGGGTTCAGGTGACTCCCCGGCGCGGTCGCGGGCCGGTGCGGGCCAGCATGCAGATCCGGCGGATCGATCCGTGGAGCACGTTGAAGGTGTCGCTGCTGTTGTCGGTGGCGCTGTTCTTCGTCTGGATGATCGCGGTCGCGTTCCTGTACCTGGTGCTGGGCGGCATGGGCGTGTGGGCCAAGCTCAACAGCAACGTTGGCGACCTGCTGAACAACACCAGCGGCAGCAGCGGAGAACTGGTCTCCAGCGGGACGATCTTCGGCGGCGCGGTGCTGATCGGCCTGGTCAACATCGTGCTCATGACCGCGATGGCCACGATCGCCGCGTTCGTCTACAACCTGACGACCGACCTGATCGGCGGGATCGAAGTCACGCTGGCGGACCGCGACTAG
- a CDS encoding 3-oxoacyl-ACP reductase family protein, producing the protein MDILAGRRALVTGGSRGIGAAIVQRLAADGARVGFTYAASAGPADRLRAEVSAQGGTAVAIKADSADAQQVTDAVDEAVAALGGLDILVNNAGISTSGSTESFPLQDFDRMLAVNVRGVFVAIQRAIPQLGTGGRIVTIGSIFADRVPRPGSAVYATSKAALAGLTRGLARELGPRGVTVNLIQPGPTATDANPDSGEFADAMRQLTALGHYGRPDDIAGAVAYLVSPEAGFITGITWNVDGGFAA; encoded by the coding sequence ATGGACATTCTGGCCGGACGGCGAGCATTGGTAACCGGCGGTTCGCGGGGGATCGGTGCGGCGATTGTGCAGCGATTGGCCGCCGACGGTGCCCGGGTGGGATTCACCTACGCCGCGTCGGCCGGTCCGGCAGACCGGTTGCGGGCCGAGGTGTCCGCACAGGGCGGCACGGCGGTCGCAATCAAGGCGGACAGTGCCGACGCGCAACAGGTGACCGACGCGGTCGATGAGGCAGTGGCGGCCTTGGGCGGCTTGGACATCCTGGTGAACAACGCCGGCATCAGTACGTCGGGCAGCACCGAATCGTTTCCGTTGCAGGACTTCGATCGGATGCTGGCCGTCAACGTTCGGGGCGTATTCGTTGCCATCCAGCGTGCGATTCCCCAGCTGGGGACCGGTGGTCGCATTGTGACCATCGGGAGCATCTTCGCTGACCGCGTTCCGCGTCCGGGCAGCGCCGTCTATGCCACGAGCAAGGCGGCGCTTGCCGGGTTGACCCGCGGACTGGCCCGCGAGCTGGGGCCGCGTGGAGTCACCGTCAACCTCATCCAGCCGGGACCGACGGCAACCGACGCTAATCCGGATTCGGGTGAATTCGCCGACGCGATGCGCCAACTCACCGCGCTCGGTCACTACGGCCGTCCCGACGACATCGCCGGCGCTGTGGCCTATCTGGTAAGCCCGGAGGCCGGATTCATCACCGGCATCACCTGGAACGTCGACGGCGGGTTCGCGGCCTGA
- a CDS encoding NmrA/HSCARG family protein, with product MSRTESPVLVLGATGGQGGAVASALLARGAQVRALVRRPDQPSVLRLSERGVEAVVGSLDDRAALAAAMAGVAGVFAVTTPFEAGIDAEVAQGRAIVGAALDQQVPHLVFSSVAGAPQHTGVPHFESKAIIEAELAASGVPYTITAPTYFFDNALGGIDRIYAGILDLPLPPDRPLQQLARPDLGAFVAKVLDSPKPYAGQRIELASDAATPSQMAALLSAVLGRPVRHERTPLESIGNPDMHAMWSFLNGPGYRVDLKALHAAHPDIAWQSFAVWAQQTFNSRA from the coding sequence ATGTCGAGGACTGAATCACCGGTTCTGGTGTTGGGCGCCACCGGTGGCCAGGGTGGAGCGGTTGCCAGCGCATTGCTGGCGCGCGGAGCTCAGGTGCGTGCCCTGGTGCGTCGGCCAGACCAGCCGTCGGTTCTGCGCCTGAGTGAGCGCGGCGTCGAGGCTGTCGTCGGCTCACTCGACGACCGTGCCGCGCTTGCAGCGGCGATGGCAGGTGTCGCAGGAGTCTTCGCCGTGACCACTCCGTTCGAAGCGGGGATCGATGCGGAAGTGGCCCAAGGTCGTGCCATTGTCGGCGCGGCCCTGGACCAGCAGGTGCCACACCTGGTGTTCAGTTCGGTCGCCGGAGCACCTCAGCACACCGGTGTGCCGCATTTTGAAAGCAAGGCCATCATCGAGGCGGAGCTGGCGGCAAGCGGTGTGCCTTACACCATCACGGCTCCCACCTACTTCTTCGACAACGCCCTGGGCGGCATCGACCGCATCTATGCCGGCATTCTCGATCTGCCGCTGCCGCCCGACCGTCCGCTGCAACAGCTGGCCCGCCCGGATTTGGGGGCCTTTGTCGCGAAGGTGTTGGACAGCCCGAAGCCGTACGCCGGGCAGCGCATCGAGCTGGCCAGCGACGCCGCCACGCCATCGCAGATGGCCGCACTGCTCAGCGCGGTGTTGGGCCGGCCGGTGCGCCACGAACGCACCCCGCTCGAGTCGATCGGTAATCCGGACATGCACGCGATGTGGAGCTTCCTCAATGGCCCGGGGTACCGGGTGGATCTCAAGGCACTGCACGCCGCGCACCCCGACATCGCATGGCAGTCATTCGCCGTCTGGGCACAACAGACCTTCAATTCGCGAGCCTGA
- a CDS encoding CE1759 family FMN reductase, with amino-acid sequence MTKLAVISGGLREPSSTRLLADRITAAVAAALADRNLTMSAAVIELRPLGRPIIDAMLAGFASAELESAFETVADADGVIAVSPAFNASYSGLFKSFFDVLPEETLSDMPVLIAATGGTERHSLVLEHALRPMFSYLHAVVSPTGVYAATDDFGAQHGSVGLSARIAKAADDFARLVQACGPRARRDVFTEELTDMERLLAGWQPPGGDDNVED; translated from the coding sequence TTGACGAAGTTGGCTGTCATCAGCGGTGGGCTGCGTGAACCGTCGTCGACCCGGCTGTTGGCCGACCGGATCACCGCCGCGGTTGCGGCGGCGTTGGCTGACCGGAACCTGACGATGTCCGCGGCGGTGATCGAACTGCGGCCTCTGGGCCGCCCGATCATCGATGCCATGCTGGCGGGATTTGCTTCCGCTGAGCTCGAGTCCGCCTTCGAAACGGTCGCCGACGCCGACGGCGTCATCGCCGTAAGCCCCGCGTTCAACGCCTCATACAGCGGGTTGTTCAAGTCGTTCTTCGACGTGCTGCCCGAGGAAACCTTGTCGGACATGCCGGTGCTGATCGCGGCCACCGGCGGTACCGAACGGCATTCGCTGGTACTCGAACACGCGCTGAGGCCGATGTTCTCTTACCTGCATGCGGTCGTGTCGCCCACGGGCGTGTACGCGGCCACCGACGACTTCGGTGCCCAGCATGGTTCCGTCGGTCTCTCCGCGCGGATCGCAAAAGCGGCTGACGACTTTGCCCGGCTAGTGCAGGCGTGCGGTCCCCGAGCCCGTCGCGACGTGTTCACCGAGGAACTGACCGATATGGAGCGCCTCCTGGCCGGCTGGCAGCCGCCAGGCGGGGACGACAATGTCGAGGACTGA
- a CDS encoding LLM class flavin-dependent oxidoreductase: MQFGIFTVGDVTKDPTTGYTPTEAERIRATVQIAKKAEEVGLDVFATGEHHNPPFVPSSPTTLLGYIAAQTERIILSTSTTLITTNDPVKIAEDFSVLQHLCEGRVDLMLGRGNTGPVYPWFGQDIRAAIPLTVEHYGLLRRLWREDVVDWSGKYRTPLQGFTLAPRPLDGVPPFVWHGSIRTPEVAELAAYYGDGFFANHIFWPPFHTKRMVQLYRQRFEHYGHGSADQAIVGLGGQVFVRPNSQDAVAEFRPYFDNAPVYGHGPSLEEFTAQTPLTVGSPQQVIDRTLGFREYAGDYQRQLFLVDHAGLPLKVVLEQLDLLGEEVIPVLRREFAAGRPDHVPDGPTHEALVEAAAGRDTDAGTTSASDTSEEDQLDEVGCHQRWAA; the protein is encoded by the coding sequence ATGCAATTCGGCATCTTCACGGTCGGCGACGTCACGAAGGACCCGACGACGGGTTACACGCCTACCGAAGCCGAGCGCATCCGTGCCACGGTGCAGATCGCGAAGAAAGCCGAAGAGGTCGGCCTCGACGTGTTCGCGACCGGGGAGCACCACAATCCGCCTTTCGTGCCGTCCTCGCCGACCACCCTGCTGGGCTACATCGCCGCGCAGACGGAGCGGATCATCCTTTCCACCTCCACCACGTTGATCACCACGAATGATCCGGTGAAGATCGCCGAGGACTTCAGCGTGCTGCAGCATCTCTGCGAGGGTCGAGTGGACTTGATGCTGGGGCGCGGCAATACCGGACCCGTCTACCCATGGTTCGGACAGGACATTCGGGCGGCGATCCCGCTGACCGTCGAGCATTATGGGCTGCTGCGGCGGCTATGGCGTGAAGACGTCGTTGACTGGAGCGGTAAGTACCGCACACCGCTGCAGGGCTTCACCCTGGCGCCGCGACCATTGGACGGGGTGCCGCCGTTCGTCTGGCACGGTTCGATCCGAACCCCCGAGGTCGCTGAACTGGCCGCCTATTACGGCGACGGGTTTTTCGCCAACCACATCTTCTGGCCGCCGTTCCACACCAAGCGGATGGTGCAGTTGTACCGGCAGCGCTTCGAGCACTACGGACATGGCAGCGCCGATCAGGCGATTGTGGGTCTGGGCGGCCAGGTCTTTGTGCGGCCCAACAGCCAGGACGCCGTCGCGGAGTTCCGGCCTTATTTCGACAATGCTCCGGTATACGGGCATGGCCCGAGCTTGGAGGAGTTCACCGCCCAGACCCCGTTGACCGTCGGTTCGCCGCAGCAGGTGATCGATCGAACGCTGGGCTTCCGAGAATATGCCGGGGACTATCAGCGACAGTTGTTCCTCGTCGATCACGCCGGTCTGCCGCTGAAGGTGGTGCTGGAGCAACTCGACCTGCTCGGGGAAGAAGTAATCCCGGTGCTGCGCAGGGAATTTGCGGCCGGTCGACCGGATCACGTGCCGGACGGTCCTACCCATGAGGCGCTGGTGGAGGCGGCCGCCGGCAGGGACACAGACGCTGGCACCACATCGGCGTCCGACACGTCCGAGGAGGACCAGCTTGACGAAGTTGGCTGTCATCAGCGGTGGGCTGCGTGA
- a CDS encoding DUF5996 family protein, which yields MAQHSNAWPALRVDDWVATRDTLHMWMQIVGKIRLAHSPMVNHWWQVTLYVTPRGLTTSTIPYGTQAFDIEFDFIDHQLLIRSSTGATGAVALEAKSVAEFYSQTMQTLDDLGFPTQIQAHANEVDPAVPFDQDDEHASYDRDAAKLFWRQLVAANRILGEFRSRFIGKVSPVHFFWGAMDLACTRFSGRKAPRHPGGAPNCGDWVMVEGYSHELSSCGFWPGGGDEGAFYAYAYPQPDGFADYPVSPAQAQYREDLGEFVLPYEAVRQAADPDRMLLGFLQDTYEAAAVNAGWDRAALEDDPDRWSAYRTRA from the coding sequence ATGGCACAACACAGCAATGCGTGGCCCGCCCTGAGGGTCGATGACTGGGTTGCGACGCGAGACACGTTGCACATGTGGATGCAGATCGTCGGGAAGATCCGACTCGCTCATTCACCCATGGTCAATCACTGGTGGCAGGTCACCTTGTACGTGACTCCGCGCGGACTGACGACGTCGACGATCCCCTACGGAACCCAAGCCTTCGACATCGAGTTCGACTTCATAGATCACCAGTTGCTGATCCGGAGCAGCACCGGTGCGACAGGTGCGGTGGCGCTGGAAGCTAAATCGGTCGCCGAGTTCTACTCGCAGACCATGCAGACACTGGATGATTTGGGATTCCCTACCCAGATCCAAGCGCACGCCAATGAAGTCGATCCAGCCGTGCCTTTCGACCAGGACGACGAGCACGCGTCGTACGACCGGGATGCCGCGAAGCTGTTCTGGCGCCAGCTGGTTGCCGCCAACCGCATACTCGGCGAATTCCGGTCCCGTTTCATCGGCAAGGTGAGCCCAGTGCATTTCTTCTGGGGCGCAATGGATCTTGCGTGCACCCGGTTCTCCGGCCGCAAAGCGCCGCGGCATCCCGGTGGCGCACCGAATTGCGGGGACTGGGTCATGGTGGAGGGCTACTCACACGAACTGAGCAGTTGCGGGTTCTGGCCGGGCGGCGGTGATGAGGGTGCGTTCTACGCCTACGCCTACCCGCAACCCGACGGGTTCGCCGACTACCCGGTCAGTCCTGCACAGGCTCAGTACCGCGAAGACCTGGGTGAATTCGTGTTGCCATACGAGGCTGTGCGGCAAGCGGCTGACCCTGACCGCATGCTGCTCGGCTTCTTGCAGGACACCTATGAAGCGGCGGCCGTCAATGCCGGCTGGGACCGTGCCGCGCTAGAAGATGACCCGGATCGCTGGAGCGCCTACCGAACACGGGCATGA